A window of Bdellovibrionota bacterium genomic DNA:
GCCCGTCAAGACAACAAGTGCACCTGTTTGAATCAACGGATGATGTTTCCAAGAGCGGAAAAAGTGTGTTAACAAGCCCTTCATGTCTCCACCAGCATTCCGTCCTTGATGATGACGTGCTTTTTGTCTTTCCTTTTTACGATTTCATGATCATGAGTTGCGACGAACAGTGTGGTTCCTTGTTTATTGATTCTTTCAAATAAATCCATAATTTCATTACTGAGCTTGGGATCTAAATTTCCTGTCGGTTCATCGGCGATTAGAATATCTGGCTGATGAATCAGTGCCCTTGCAATAGCTACTCTCTGTTTTTCTCCGCCCGAAATTTGCTCCGGAAAATAATCATGACGGTCTTTAAGGCCAACAAGATCTAGAATTTCTAAAACTCTATTTTTCGAAATACTTGATTTCAAACCCAGAATCTTCAGTGGTAATTCTACATTTTCCAGGAGAGAATAATCTTTTAAGAGTTTAAAATCTTGAAAGACCATTCCAATTTTTCTTCTAAAAAATGGAACCTCTTTTGCCGAAATTTCATCCAAGCGATAATTCGCAACTTGAATTTTTCCAGAAGTTGG
This region includes:
- the ftsE gene encoding cell division ATP-binding protein FtsE; its protein translation is MIHFHHVYKTYAGPIHALKNVNIDIEKGDFVFITGPSGAGKTTLFKLLSAHDKPTSGKIQVANYRLDEISAKEVPFFRRKIGMVFQDFKLLKDYSLLENVELPLKILGLKSSISKNRVLEILDLVGLKDRHDYFPEQISGGEKQRVAIARALIHQPDILIADEPTGNLDPKLSNEIMDLFERINKQGTTLFVATHDHEIVKRKDKKHVIIKDGMLVET